In Drosophila ananassae strain 14024-0371.13 chromosome 4 unlocalized genomic scaffold, ASM1763931v2 tig00000256, whole genome shotgun sequence, the sequence cgtaaaatatatttttacaaacaacaTGCATTACATGTGCATAATATTGTCTTGGTTTGTAGTTGAGCGACCAAGTTAGCGAGCAAATGTCATCATTGGAAACTAACGGGGGGAGTCTAATTAATTGAAGTTCGCCATCTTCTTCAGGATTATTCGTTGCATTGTCATCCTGAAGAATATTTACGTTCCGCTCTAAATTAGGCACTGCTAAAGTTCTAAATTCTTCGTCTAAAAATTGGGAGGCAGGTTCATCCAAATTGGGATTATTATCCCCCCTATCCTCTTGCAAATCTTCAAGAACTCTTTCTAACTCCATATCATCAAACACATCATAGTTTCTTTTCATGGTCCTAATAGATTCATGATTAGTTCTGAATGTGTTTTCAACGTCGTTGGAAAGAAGTTCAGCTTCTTCATTTCGCCAAGGATAGAAGAGCATTAAATGCTCTCGGAAATAATCCGATGGTGAAGAGTTAATGCTAAAGCGAACCCATCTAAGAATCAAGGGATGCTTACGTTTCTTAACGTAACCAGACCCGTCCATCAGTGGATAGTTTTGCTCAGCAACTTCGTCTTCAACATCAACCTTCAAAGCATTTGCTTCATCATAGTCCTCACCATGATTAGCGGCAGATCGTGTATTGCGCTTATGGAATGTATACCAAGCTGCAAAATCTGATAAACAAATTCCTTCCAGCTGCTCATGCCTTTGCACATATCGGTCAAGAATATTACGCTCAAAAATATCCACCGAGTTGTTTGGTAGTCGCTCTAATTCATCATCTGAGCGAGCCAATCGAACTCGTTTGTCTGGATGGCaagtgtttataaaaattgtacctTCACTTGCCTCCGACATATGCAGGCCCAATGATGCTTCTTGGGCTGATATTTCCGTAGCGTTAATAAACTTGTTCCCTAGGTGCtgcaatttccttttaatagatatattCCCATGGCTTATTTCTGCCATGGCTTCACGGAGCAACTGCGAAACGCCTctgtttgatttgtttatgtaGTTAATGATATAACTACAACAGGCGTAGGCATCtaggataaattgaatatccaTATTAGCTCTGTGTAAGCCTAGAATATCTCTATTATAAGCATTGAGCAGTCGGTCggaaaattgtctgcgaagaaaaatttgtggctttttctGAACATAACATAGGCTTGAACATAAGGCTAATTTGTAGGCTTCAAAATTAGTATCAAGGTGGGAccgaaaatattcaaaattatttaataaagctGCGTCTTCATTAGGAATGGTTCTTAAAGTttccataatttttttgtacaaagtTTTATGTTCTTCAACATTTACTTCGTTTTCTTCTATCGGATGCAAAACAAGCGTTTCGGGCATAGGAGGGTGTGGCATATTGAATCGGCAAAACTCCTGTCCCATAACTCTCTTAGGCAagatgaactgtgcttgtgacGTTGATACTGAATTACTTCCTGTAGTTCAGGATCGTCTCCATTTGTGGTAATAAATCTAtcgataaagtttattactTGCTCGGTATTTTCGGTGTCGTCGAGCTTAGGAGCACCAGCAAGCCAGTACATGCCATGAGAATGCGGAGATCCTCTGTGCTGAAATTCGATTCtccaataaaaatgggaaagattGAATTCCCCATGTCGTCTCTCGTGTGGGAGATGCCTTAAACAAATGTACGGCGGCGATGGGGCAACCCGATTCCAAAACACAAGCCAATGTGTGCGTACAACTTATGTTTTATTCTATGGGGGTTACATATTAGGGTAAGAAATAATGATAAATTACAAAGCTTACCGCAGTTTAACCTCCCACACTCTATGACAACAATCACCAATTCACCACACGCGCCAATATTCCTATTCTAGTGTGCCCAATCTCTTCACGAGTGCACGATAACaaaattctacttaaatactaactatcgataatcgaCCCGCGACATCCCCACCTCCGTGAAGAACTTCTTCACTTAAATCCAAAGCCGCCAACTTTGAAGCGGGGCGCATTATCCAGCGGGTCCGATCCCCATCCATGATCCTAACGCGGGCTCGTCTGACCTCACCATCCGTTCCAGCAAAGGTCTCCTCCACGACGCCTTTCCGCCAGTCTCGACGCGGAATGGCTGGATCGCAAACGAAGACGATGTCTCCTCGTTGGATCGGCTTCTCTCTGCGGCACCACTTCTCTCTCCGTGTCAGCGTGGGTAGGTACTCCAAgacccacctcctccagaatcgGTCCCTCAACATCCTTGCCACGCGCCACTGCTTCCGCGTAGCTCCTTCCTTGACAAGGCCTCCATCCAGGCCGGGGGTATCCGGTGGGCAAGCTGCTCCCTTGAGGAGATCGTTGGGCGTGAGAGGGGCTTCCTGGTCCGCACTCACTGGCAAATGGGTGAGCGGACGAGAATTAACGATGTTCTCCGCCTCTATTAGGAAACTCTCCAGGACGTGCTCCTTCGGCGCCACTTCCTTCACTGTGTGGCGTAGCACCCTCTTCACGCACTGCACCATTCGCTCCCAGACTCCACCCTCTGATGGGTTCGCTGGCAGTTGAAGATCCACTCAATTCCCTTGCTTGACAGCTCCGACTGGATCCTCTCGGGTTCGAAGATCTCCGCAAATCTCTTGGCCTCTCTGTCTGCTCCAACGAAGTTCCTGCCATTGTCGCTGCGCAGTCTATGTACAGGCCCTCGACGGCAGATGAAATTCCTGATTGCAAGTATGCAGGAATCAGTCGACAGGTCATGTGCCAGTTCCAGATGAATCGCCCTGGTCGTCAGGCACGTGAACAAGGCCACCCACCGCTTCTCCTGGTGCCGAGCAACGGTCACTAACAGCGGCCCAAAGTAGTCGAGGCCTGTGCTCTTAAACGGCCAGCCATAGGCGTCCAAACGATCATCTGGCAGGGGTCCCATAATCGGCGGCATCGGCCGTGCTCTGTGCAGCTTACACTCGCTGCATCCCGAGATCACACTACGAAGCACTCTCCGCAGTCTCGTAATCCAGAACCTGGTCCGGATCTCCGCCATCGTAGCATCCACGTTTTGATGCTTCATCCTCACGTGGGCGTCGCGCACAATCATCTCCGTGAGACCATGCCGGTGGGAGAGGATCACTGGCCTCCTGGCGCTGTATGGAATACATAGCGCCGCATCGATCCTGCCATACGCTCGCAGGATTCCGTTGCCATCTAGGTATGGCGCCAGTCCACATATGTCGCTTCCTTTAGCGACGTCCAAGTCCTTCTCTGCGGCTTGCACCTCATCGGGGAACGCCTCACGTTGTGCTCTACGGAATAACAAGTTCTCAGCTGCTTCACACTCAGCTACATTGAGGCCGTAGTTCTCCAGCTCATCTCGTTGTCCACGGCATCGACGTATGAACCTTAGGACCCAAGCCGTAGTCCTCAGCAATCGCCTATAGCTTGAGAACCTCTCCAGCGATATGAACGGGTCACTCGCTCCAACAAGCACGAACTCACCCGGCATCTCCTCTTCGTCTTCTGCATCCGCTTCGTCGGTGGGTGCAGTTCCTGGCCAGCTGCCCGCTGGTCTCCTCAGGAATGCCGGTCCTCTTAACCAGCGTGACTCCTCGCTTAGGTCCACGCTGCGTTGCGCTCGAGTTGCATCATCTGCCACGTTGTCGGCGGATGGTAGCCATCTCCATTGGGCCACCTTCGTCGACTCCAGAATCTCGGCCACTCTGTTCCCTACGAACTGCTTGTAGCGCCGGTGTGTGCTGCCAATCCAACGCAGCACTGTCTTCGAATCCGTCCATAGCACAGTCTCTGCAATGGCCACACTATGGTCCTGTCTGACGGTGTCCATCAACCTCGTTCCTAGAACTGCTGCCTGCAGCTCCAATCGTGGAATCGTCATCGTTCGCATCGGTGCACACTTCGTCTTTGCGCACACGAACCTCACTTGCACGTCGCCGTCCTCGTACGTGATCCTCCAGTAGACCACTGATGCGAATGCCGACTGACTCGCATCCACAAATACGTGCATCTCGACAGTCTTCACCAGCCCGGATCCAAAGTAGTGACGTGGGCACCGAAAACGTTCCACTTTCTCCATCTCTTTGCGCCAGTCCATAAAGGCGTTGTACATCTCAGCCGGTAGTGGTTCATCCCATGAGATCTTCCTCCTCCAGACCTCTCGCAGCAACAACTTCGCTGTTATCATTAGACAACACAGGAATCCCAAGGGGTCAAACGTTGACATGACCATGCTCAAGAATTCCCTTTTCGTGGCAATTCTCTTCCCATCGGACACGACGGGGGCGACTTTGTGGTACTTCACTCGAAACCTGAAGTCGTCCGTGGGTGGCTGCCACCGCATTCCCAAAATCTTTTGCTCGGCCTCACCCCATCCAACACTCTGGGCGTGATCACTGGGTCCAAGCATCCTCTCCACTGTAGGCGAACTGGACGAGAACTTGCAAAGCTCAAACCCGCCTTCCGCATGTATCTTCTTCACTCTGCTAGATACTTCGATCGCCTCGCTCTCTGTGGCGAAGCTGTCCACATAGTCATCCACGTAGTGGTAGTCCACGATGGCCTTGACTGCTCTGGGATCCGAATCCAGGAATCGCTTGGCATTCACTGTCTTCACATGATGCGCCGCACTCGGTGAGCATGCTGCTCCAAAGGTCATCACGCACATCTCGTAGACGTCGGGGTCCCGTTGGTCATTCCCATCTCTCCACAGAAATCGTTGCGCACATCTATCCTCGGGTCGGATCAGCACCTGGTGAAACATCTCCTTTATGTCGCTGCAGACTCCGACGGCACCTTCCCTAAAATGGAAGAGGATAGATGCCAAGGCCTTATAGTGTTGCGGCCCCTTGCTCAGCGCAGAATTCAGCGATACTCCTCCAACTCGTGCCGCTGCGTCGAATACTAATCGGATCTTCCCTGGCTTGTTGGGATTCTCCACTCCAAAATGCGGCAAGTACCATGTCCTATCGCTTTCCGAATCGATCTCCTGCCGTTCCAGACGCCGAGCGTATCCCTTGTCGACATAATCATTGACAATCCGTGAATACTCTTGGGCGAACTGCCCATCTCGCTTTATTTTCCTTTCTATGTTGACCAATCTATTGTACGCCATATCATAGCTACGTGGCAGCACAATGTTATCAGTTTTCCACAATAATCCCGTCTGATATCGGCGGCCAACTCGCACCGTTGTGTCCTCCAGGATCTTCTGAGCCCTCACGTCGTCGCTGGCTGCGGCCGCTGGCGCCGCCTTCACACCGAAGTTCTCGATCTCGAAGTAGTCCTCGACGATCCGTTCCACGTTATCATCCAACGACGTGGCTAGCAGACAAGACCTCGGTGATGGCGTGTCTCGTCGTCCTTCTACAGGCCCAAAAACAACCCATCCTAGTTCGGTTGCGGCCGCGTACGGCTCGCTGGCAAACCGCCTCGTTTTCAACGGCAGTCCTAGATGCCCATGGTCCAAACCAATAAGCAGCTTCGGCACTGCATTTACGTAGGGCTTCATAGGTAATTGAGCGTCCTTGTTCACGCTCCTAATATCCCTTCTGTGCAGGCTCTGCATCGGCAGACTCAAGTTCGAAATGGCATAGACGTTCCTCAGCACATGTCGGGAGGACTTGCCTGCTCCACTGATCTCCAGACGTACCACGTTAGTAGGCTCTCTTGTGGCCCTGCCTCCGAACCACTGAACGTTTAGCTGACGACGTACTCCTTGTACGCCTAGCTCTGCAACCAGCTCGTTGTCGACCATCGTCACCGAAGAACCTTCATCGAGAAGAGCGTACGTATCCACCTGCTTCCCACCTCCGTATAGCGTCACCGGCAATACACGGAACAGAAGTCGTTCTCGGTCCTCGTCGACACAGCTCAAATTTGTCTCCGGTGTCGCAGAGGCATCCACGGATGAGGCTGCTCCTTCGTTCACTTGGACGCCTTCCCTCGGTCCGGCTGCCTGCCGGTTGTAGCCTCTCCAATTGCCGCCTCGCTGTGGCGGTCTCCTGAAGCCTTCATAGTTTTCCTCATGAAGAAGATGGTGATGCTTCCTCCTGCATCCGTTCACGGGGCACTCTCCTGACGCAGCGCAGGATCCAGTCATATGCCCACTTTCCAAGCACATGAAGCATAGGCGATGTCTTCTTGCGAGTTTCCATCTCTCTGTAGGTGTGGCTCCAATGAATCGTTGGCAGTCCCGAACTGCATGTTGTCCAAGGCCTTAACAAATTAAACAATTCCTGCGGCAGCTCTCCTGTTGCTCGTCCTGCTCTTGGTCGACGCTGGCATGAAGCAATCGACGCCTTGGCTCCCTTCCATCAATGTCCGCCACCAAGCAGACCACGTTGGCTAGTTCCATCAACCACGAACTGAAGTCCACAATCGTCGGATAGGGCTGAATGGTTGCAGCGTGCCTTGCCCAGTCCACTCGTTTGCTTATTGGGAGCTTGGCCACAAGCTCTTCCATCAGCATAGGGTTACCCAGGTGCTGCTCCGCCTTCGCTGATTGTAGGAAAGCCTTGAGGTTGCTGACATGGGTGGCGAATGCGACGAGCTTTCCCAGGTTGTGCTCCGTAATTGCAGGCACATCTCGAATGCTGTTGAGCTGGCTGCGTATTAGTTGCTCCGGTCGGCCGTATCTGAATCGCAGCTGCTCCACCGCTGCATTCGCATTGCTGGGGTGAATCAACAATGACTTCACCGTCTCACGCGCGTCGTCTTTAGCGCCTTCAGTAGCCTTTGGTTGTTCTCCAAGTCCGTACAACCATACGCTTGCGTCGTCTCCGTAAACGCGCAGTAGAAAATGGGCCAGTCCTCTGGCTTCCCTCCGAACGTAGGCAGTTCAGGAAGCTTTCGTGGCGCCCAGCGTGCAGTTCCTCCAATGCTCGTCGCCCAAGCACCGTCTCCAGGGGAAGGTGCACGTACCGACGTTCCGCCGGCCACTTCATTTTGCAGCCCGAAACCATGCGCTGGAACAGTAGTGCCGGTAGCGCAAAATGGCGATGCGTGATTTATCCTCGTGGTACAGTTCTGCGAACACGGTACCGTTTGAGGTCCGCTCCAGGATGGCGGATAAACACTTGTTGCGTTGGGTACGGTCAGGCCGATTGCAAATGGCGGCTGACCTACCCCAACCTCACTCGACATACCGGGGTCAGTGCGTTCCATATTAGCGCTGCGAGCGCGTTCCAACTCCTTCTCCAACTCGGCGATCCTATCCATGAGGTCGGCCACCTTCGGTTTCCTGGTGGCTCCAGATGCTGCCAGCTGCGCTGATGACGCCGGGGCTTCACTGCCTCGGCCGCCGGCTTGCGACGCTTGCGGGGCCAAAACGCTGCCATCTACTTGCGTTACGGGACGTCCATCCTGTCCTTCGTTTAATCGGGGACTCCTTCTGGGCGAATGCTGCATCATGCCGTCCAGGCTAGATCGATCCTTTCAGTAGGGTGTTGTTCCAAACAATGTCGCCAGTCGCCTGACTGCGAATAAAAGCTTCTGTCGTCTCTCGTGTGGGAGATGCCTTAAACAAATGTACGGCGGCGATGGGGCAACCCGATTCCAAAACACAAGCCAATGTGTGCGTACAACTTATGTTTTATTCTATGGGGGTTACATATTAGGGTAAGAAATAATGATAAATTACAAAGCTTACCGCAGTTTAACCTCCCACACTCTATGACAACAATCACCAATTCACCACACGCGCCAATATATGTCCGTCAAATTAGCATCGCCTAGTTAGCGTCGAAGTGGAACGGTGGAATCGGAACACAGCaacgaatttttttattttcaattattttactGTTTAGCCACTAAATTGATTGAAATAAAGTTTAGAATTGTAAagaattgaataatttatagttttttcttACTTTGGGCGGGATCAACAACCTAAAAATACCattaaaatacatttgaaaaattgccCCCACACTGTTTTGGGTCCTAGCTCAGAAATAAGAGGAGGCCCCAAAAAGCCCGATATTGCAGCTAATAGGTCAAAATATTGAGGGTAATTCCTAAAAGTTTCATaaaaatcgctccctacgtTTTGGAGAAAATCGGATAAAAGTGGGCCAATCTCGTTGACGGCCCATACAAAAATGACcaccaaaaattgtttttaatattctgAAGCTCTAAGAGGAGGCCCCCATATGCACGGTAGTTGAGTCGATGTATCACCTTTTCTAGTATATCTGGAGCAAAAATCAttcaaatcgctccctacAATTTTGAGAAAATCGATTTATAGTTCCCCattgattttaattgataAGGGAGGCGCCAACTCGTGAACCGGAACCAGTCCACGAACAAGTTCGTTCCACTAGTTCCAAATCTACAGACCGCCTTTGTTGGGCATGAATATGCTTATTGAGTCCTTTACAGAGGATGCCCCATTATGCACGGTATGCCGTTGCAAAGCTaatttttcatataatttaataagactatttgcattaaaatcgctccctacgattTGACGcaatttatctttaaaaatttctgaaTTTTCTTTACCAATACTGGACCTTGTTCCAAACACAAATCGCGCCAATGTTAAATTTGAATGGCCCCACATGCTTTCTTTATGGAGGATGCCCCATTTTGCACGGTATACCATTGTAAAGctaatttttttctgaatcGAATGAGATTATTTCTATCAGaatcgctccctacgattCGATGGAATCAAGTCTTGAAATTTTCTGAACCCAATTGACCAATACTGGCCCCATAACCGCTTCACATGTTTTGATGCTGGCCAACATGGCGGCAGCCATGAtcgaatttgaatttcccCATTATCTCCccttatagaggatgccccattTTGCACGGTATATCACGAGAAAGCTAATTTTTTGCTTAATCGAATACCGGTAGTTCCAttcaaatcgctccctacgattCGATGGAATTAAGTTGGGCCCGGAACCCTGCATCGCCAGAAGGAACAGCAGCAGGACAAGCAGAAGCAGGACCAGCAGCAGTTGAACTCGCAGCAGAGGATGGTGCCGAACTTGTCGGTGCAGAAAACGCCTGATTGGCcgatcaataaaatatatgttaccaagaaaataaattaaaaataaaatgaaataaaaataaaaaaaaaaattcaaatgaataatttacattttatttttatgtgttattttttaggtgttattttattattcttgTTTCTTCAGCCATCCAGAATAGCCAGCAGCCTGTTGGGATTGGAGAGGAATGCGGGCGTGTCGACAGTCACATATGTAGATATGCAGAGCCGGCATAATGTCGATGAAGTAGTCGATGCCGTCCTTCTTGAATACCTGGTAGATCAGTTCCAGCATCTGCCACGTCTCGGGCGAGATGGACTTGGCcgtcaaaatttaaaatatagacCTTCATTGAGAGAGAATCCCAACCCACCAGTAATGTTGTGCTGGAAAATGTGAGGAGGACGTCGGGATGCTTCTCCATCACACTGAGCAGAGTCTCGATGGTGTTGAGCAGACTCATGGCGGTGATGGCCTTCTCGTCGGATCCCTCCTCGGGCTCCAGCACCTGGCTGAAGGTGGTTGCCAAGTGCTGGCAAATCTCGGTGGCCACCGGCAACAGTTGCTCCgttatattataaattttgACGGCCAAGTCCATCTCGTCCGAGACGTGGCAGATGCTGGAACTGATCTACCAGGTATTCAAGAAGGACGGCATCGACTACTTCATCGACATTATGCCGGCTCTGCATATCTACATATGTGACTGTCGACACGCCCGCATTCCTCTCCAATCCCAACAGGCTGCTGGCTATTCTGGATGGCTGAAGAAAcaagaataataaaataacacctaaaaaataaca encodes:
- the LOC123258141 gene encoding uncharacterized protein LOC123258141 → MTGSCAASGECPVNGCRRKHHHLLHEENYEGFRRPPQRGGNWRGYNRQAAGPREGVQVNEGAASSVDASATPETNLSCVDEDRERLLFRVLPVTLYGGGKQVDTYALLDEGSSVTMVDNELVAELGVQGVRRQLNVQWFGGRATREPTNVVRLEISGAGKSSRHVLRNVYAISNLSLPMQSLHRRDIRSVNKDAQLPMKPYVNAVPKLLIGLDHGHLGLPLKTRRFASEPYAAATELGWVVFGPVEGRRDTPSPRSCLLATSLDDNVERIVEDYFEIENFGVKAAPAAAASDDVRAQKILEDTTVRVGRRYQTGLLWKTDNIVLPRSYDMAYNRLVNIERKIKRDGQFAQEYSRIVNDYVDKGYARRLERQEIDSESDRTWYLPHFGVENPNKPGKIRLVFDAAARVGGVSLNSALSKGPQHYKALASILFHFREGAVGVCSDIKEMFHQVLIRPEDRCAQRFLWRDGNDQRDPDVYEMCVMTFGAACSPSAAHHVKTVNAKRFLDSDPRAVKAIVDYHYVDDYVDSFATESEAIEVSSRVKKIHAEGGFELCKFSSSSPTVERMLGPSDHAQSVGWGEAEQKILGMRWQPPTDDFRFRVKYHKVAPVVSDGKRIATKREFLSMVMSTFDPLGFLCCLMITAKLLLREVWRRKISWDEPLPAEMYNAFMDWRKEMEKVERFRCPRHYFGSGLVKTVEMHVFVDASQSAFASVVYWRITYEDGDVQVRFVCAKTKCAPMRTMTIPRLELQAAVLGTRLMDTVRQDHSVAIAETVLWTDSKTVLRWIGSTHRRYKQFVGNRVAEILESTKVAQWRWLPSADNVADDATRAQRSVDLSEESRWLRGPAFLRRPAGSWPGTAPTDEADAEDEEEMPGEFVLVGASDPFISLERFSSYRRLLRTTAWVLRFIRRCRGQRDELENYGLNVAECEAAENLLFRRAQREAFPDEVQAAEKDLDVAKGSDICGLAPYLDGNGILRAYGRIDAALCIPYSARRPVILSHRHGLTEMIVRDAHVRMKHQNVDATMAEIRTRFWITRLRRVLRSVISGCSECKLHRARPMPPIMGPLPDDRLDAYGWPFKSTGLDYFGPLLVTVARHQEKRWVALFTCLTTRAIHLELAHDLSTDSCILAIRNFICRRGPVHRLRSDNGRNFVGADREAKRFAEIFEPERIQSELSSKGIEWIFNCQRTHQRVESGSEWCMSADQEAPLTPNDLLKGAACPPDTPGLDGGLVKEGATRKQWRVARMLRDRFWRRWVLEYLPTLTRREKWCRREKPIQRGDIVFVCDPAIPRRDWRKGVVEETFAGTDGEVRRARVRIMDGDRTRWIMRPASKLAALDLSEEVLHG
- the LOC26514016 gene encoding uncharacterized protein LOC26514016; protein product: MMQHSPRRSPRLNEGQDGRPVTQVDGSVLAPQASQAGGRGSEAPASSAQLAASGATRKPKVADLMDRIAELEKELERARSANMERTDPGMSSEVGVGQPPFAIGLTVPNATSVYPPSWSGPQTVPCSQNCTTRINHASPFCATGTTVPAHGFGLQNEVAGGTSVRAPSPGDGAWATSIGGTARWAPRKLPELPTFGGKPEDWPIFYCAFTETTQAYGCTDLENNQRLLKALKTTRLRFRYGRPEQLIRSQLNSIRDVPAITEHNLGKLVAFATHVSNLKAFLQSAKAEQHLGNPMLMEELVAKLPISKRVDWARHAATIQPYPTIVDFSSWLMELANVVCLVADIDGREPRRRLLHASVDQEQDEQQESCRRNCLIC